In a single window of the Tribolium castaneum strain GA2 chromosome 8, icTriCast1.1, whole genome shotgun sequence genome:
- the LOC659281 gene encoding probable cytochrome P450 6a20 isoform X1 produces the protein MILLVLSVVLLVALRIFFFWRFQYWEKLQIPYLRPYCPFGCLPNPLINKEKGGIILKRLYRNVRDKGWKHAGIFVFVTPVYLPTNLDYIKNILTKDFEHFDDRGLYYNEKDDPLSGHLINLGGPKGVTMRKKLNSLFTPSSLKMMFQTLNTSIEDLLQQIHSRNTIDIHKLFTCFTIHVIASCTLGLECNIFKEEHLLFESYANKFLVWSRGKWCLQLLAAMYIDTARKLKVRTVPKETEDFFVKIVTKNIKYREENDYFRQDMMQFFIEQKNANTMSINEIIAQCFIFFIAAYETSTTTLTFALYELAQNLDIQDRVRREITSVLLKHQKYSYEAIAEMKYLNQIVDETMRKYPPFLYVVRRCTKDYTIPGEDVTIKKGIFALISILGIHHDEEIYPNPQKFDPDRFSKENKKMRHPYAYLPFGEGPRICIGKRFALMQIKFGLAALLEKYKFTLNEKTKVPLEIRTDTLVVAPKGDVLLDIQKIN, from the exons ATGATTTTGCTAGTTTTGAGTGTGGTTTTACTTGTGGCTTTACGAATTTTCTTTTTCTGGAGGTTCCAGTATTGGGAAAAACTACAAATCCCGTATCTTCGACCCTACTGTCCATTTGGCTGTTTGCCAAACCCCCTCATCAACAAAGAGAAGGgtggaattattttaaaacgactTTACAGAAACGTAAGGGATAAAGGATGGAAACATGCcggtatttttgtttttgttactCCCGTTTATCTTCCCACCAACTTGGACtacatcaaaaatattttgaccaAAGATTTTGAACATTTCGACGATCGTGGATTGTATTACAATGAAAAAGATGACCCGTTAAGTGGCCACTTGATAAATTTAGGTGGTCCTAAGGGTGTGACAATGCGGAAAAAGCTCAACTCTTTGTTCACTCCCAGCAGTTTAAAGATGATGTTCCAAACTCTCAATACATCAATTGAAGATTTGCTTCAACAAATTCACTCTCGTAACACCATCGACATCCACAAACTGTTCACCTGCTTTACCATCCACGTCATTGCTTCATGTACTTTGGGCCTTGAATGCAATATCTTCAAAGAAGAACACCTCTTGTTTGAATCTTACGCTAACAAATTTTTGGTCTGGTCAAGAGGCAAATGGTGTTTGCAGCTTTTGGCAGCTATGTACATCGATACTGcgagaaaattaaaagtgcGAACTGTACCGAAAGAAACTGAAGATTTCTTCGTTAAAATTGTGACCAAGAATATTAAATATCGGGAAGAAAATGACTATTTTAGACAAGATATGATGCAgtttttcattgagcagaagaATGCCAACACTATGAGTATCAACGAAATTATTGCTCAATGCTTCATCTTTTTTATAGCTGCTTATGAAACCTCGACCACTACTCTTACTTTTGCACTGTATGAACTGGCCCAAAATTTAGACATACAAGATCGGGTCAGGAGAGAAATCACTTCAGTTTTGCTAAAGCACCAAAAATACAGTTATGAAGCCATTGCCGAAATGAAATATTTGAACCAGATTGTTGACG AAACTATGAGAAAATATCCACCGTTTTTGTATGTAGTGCGACGATGTACTAAAGACTACACGATACCTGGCGAAGATGTAACTATTAAAAAAGGCATTTTTGCCTTGATCTCAATTTTAGGTATCCACCATGACGAGGAAATTTATCCAAATCCGCAAAAATTTGACCCAGATAGATTCagtaaagaaaacaaaaaaatgcggCACCCTTATGCATACTTACCATTCGGAGAAGGTCCAAGAATATGTATTG GAAAACGGTTTGCTTTGATGCAGATTAAATTTGGTCTAGCTGCTTTGttggaaaaatacaaatttactctaaatgaaaaaaccaaagttcCCTTGGAAATTAGAACAGACACGTTGGTGGTTGCACCCAAAGGTGATGTTCTGTTAGATATACAAAAGATaaactag
- the LOC659131 gene encoding cytochrome P450 6A1 isoform X2 → MFLYYKWAFTYWHRRNIPYLEPSFPFGNLPNLFQRKENIGLTVEKFYNEMKRRKWKHGGVYFLVSPVYCVIDLEYVKNIMNRDFEYFTNRSIYYNEKDDPLSAHLFAIGGQKWRNLRTKLTATFTSGKMKAMFQTLLECETNLLKQIEDCNNPINIKEILSCFTTDVIGSVGFGLECKTFEEKNSPFRIYGKKVFKDSVLRSLKRAFLTSNFPELARKLGILAFPSEITDFFLKVVADTVKYREENNRSRNDFLQLLIDLKNSGTLSLEEIAAQCFLFFLAGFETSSTTMTFALYELAQHQDIQDKVREEIDAVLKKYGGKITYEAIHDMKYMNQVIDETLRKYPAASIITRTCVKDYKIPDQDIVIEKGTSVIIPVLGIHHDEKFYPNPEKFDPERFTEENKAARHHYAHLPFGEGPRICIGMRFGLVQSKVGLTSLLKNYIFKVNKKTIEPLKMQARSLILAAEGEIWLDVYKL, encoded by the exons a TGTTTCTTTATTACAAATGGGCGTTCACATACTGGCACCGAAGAAACATACCATATTTAGAGCCCAGTTTTCCCTTTGGCAATTTACCCAACCTTTTCCAACGCAAGGAAAATATAGGACTTACGgtagaaaaattctacaaCGAAATGAAAAGGCGCAAGTGGAAACACGGAGGAGTTTACTTTCTTGTAAGTCCAGTCTATTGTGTCATTGATTTGGAATATGTAAAGAACATAATGAATCGAGATTTCGAATATTTTACCAACCGCTCGATTTATTACAACGAGAAAGACGACCCTCTTAGTGCACATTTATTTGCAATCGGTGGCCAAAAATGGCGAAACTTGCGAACTAAATTAACAGCAACTTTCACATCAGGTAAAATGAAAGCAATGTTTCAAACACTGCTAGAATGTGAAAccaatttattgaaacaaatCGAAGACTGTAACAACCCAATTAacattaaagaaattttaagtTGCTTTACTACTGACGTCATCGGTTCGGTCGGTTTTGGTCTCGAATGCAAGACTttcgaagaaaaaaattcaccgTTTCGCATTTATGGCAAAAAAGTCTTCAAGGATTCAGTGTTGAGAAGTTTGAAACGCGCGTTTCTCACATCGAATTTTCCAGAGTTAGCTCGGAAACTCGGAATTTTAGCGTTTCCATCGGAGATAACCGATTTTTTCCTCAAAGTTGTAGCTGATACTGTTAAGTACAGAGAGGAAAACAACCGTAGCAGGAATGATTTCTTGCAACTTTTGATTGATTTGAAGAATAGTGGAACTTTGTCACTTGAAGAAATTGCCGCTCaatgttttcttttctttttggCGGGTTTTGAAACGTCTTCAACCACAATGACTTTTGCTTTGTACGAATTGGCCCAACATCAAGACATTCAAGATAAAGTGAGGGAAGAAATTGATGCAGTTTTGAAGAAATATGGTGGCAAAATCACTTATGAGGCCATTCATGACATGAAATACATGAATCAAGTTATTGATg aaacgTTAAGAAAATACCCAGCAGCTTCAATCATCACCAGGACTTGTGTCAAAGATTACAAAATTCCTGATCAGGATATTGTGATTGAAAAAGGGACTTCGGTCATAATCCCAGTTTTGGGTATCCACCATGATGAGAAATTTTATCCAAATCCTGAAAAATTTGATCCTGAAAGATTTACTGAAGAAAATAAAGCTGCAAGACATCATTATGCGCATCTACCTTTTGGAGAAGGGCCACGAATTTGTATCG GTATGAGGTTTGGTTTAGTACAAAGTAAAGTGGGGTTGACATCATTACTaaagaattacatttttaaagtgaataaaaaaacaatagaaCCTCTTAAAATGCAGGCGAGGTCGTTGATTTTGGCAGCTGAAGGTGAAATTTGGTTGGACGtttataaattgtaa
- the LOC659131 gene encoding cytochrome P450 6a2 isoform X3, with protein sequence MKRRKWKHGGVYFLVSPVYCVIDLEYVKNIMNRDFEYFTNRSIYYNEKDDPLSAHLFAIGGQKWRNLRTKLTATFTSGKMKAMFQTLLECETNLLKQIEDCNNPINIKEILSCFTTDVIGSVGFGLECKTFEEKNSPFRIYGKKVFKDSVLRSLKRAFLTSNFPELARKLGILAFPSEITDFFLKVVADTVKYREENNRSRNDFLQLLIDLKNSGTLSLEEIAAQCFLFFLAGFETSSTTMTFALYELAQHQDIQDKVREEIDAVLKKYGGKITYEAIHDMKYMNQVIDETLRKYPAASIITRTCVKDYKIPDQDIVIEKGTSVIIPVLGIHHDEKFYPNPEKFDPERFTEENKAARHHYAHLPFGEGPRICIGMRFGLVQSKVGLTSLLKNYIFKVNKKTIEPLKMQARSLILAAEGEIWLDVYKL encoded by the exons ATGAAAAGGCGCAAGTGGAAACACGGAGGAGTTTACTTTCTTGTAAGTCCAGTCTATTGTGTCATTGATTTGGAATATGTAAAGAACATAATGAATCGAGATTTCGAATATTTTACCAACCGCTCGATTTATTACAACGAGAAAGACGACCCTCTTAGTGCACATTTATTTGCAATCGGTGGCCAAAAATGGCGAAACTTGCGAACTAAATTAACAGCAACTTTCACATCAGGTAAAATGAAAGCAATGTTTCAAACACTGCTAGAATGTGAAAccaatttattgaaacaaatCGAAGACTGTAACAACCCAATTAacattaaagaaattttaagtTGCTTTACTACTGACGTCATCGGTTCGGTCGGTTTTGGTCTCGAATGCAAGACTttcgaagaaaaaaattcaccgTTTCGCATTTATGGCAAAAAAGTCTTCAAGGATTCAGTGTTGAGAAGTTTGAAACGCGCGTTTCTCACATCGAATTTTCCAGAGTTAGCTCGGAAACTCGGAATTTTAGCGTTTCCATCGGAGATAACCGATTTTTTCCTCAAAGTTGTAGCTGATACTGTTAAGTACAGAGAGGAAAACAACCGTAGCAGGAATGATTTCTTGCAACTTTTGATTGATTTGAAGAATAGTGGAACTTTGTCACTTGAAGAAATTGCCGCTCaatgttttcttttctttttggCGGGTTTTGAAACGTCTTCAACCACAATGACTTTTGCTTTGTACGAATTGGCCCAACATCAAGACATTCAAGATAAAGTGAGGGAAGAAATTGATGCAGTTTTGAAGAAATATGGTGGCAAAATCACTTATGAGGCCATTCATGACATGAAATACATGAATCAAGTTATTGATg aaacgTTAAGAAAATACCCAGCAGCTTCAATCATCACCAGGACTTGTGTCAAAGATTACAAAATTCCTGATCAGGATATTGTGATTGAAAAAGGGACTTCGGTCATAATCCCAGTTTTGGGTATCCACCATGATGAGAAATTTTATCCAAATCCTGAAAAATTTGATCCTGAAAGATTTACTGAAGAAAATAAAGCTGCAAGACATCATTATGCGCATCTACCTTTTGGAGAAGGGCCACGAATTTGTATCG GTATGAGGTTTGGTTTAGTACAAAGTAAAGTGGGGTTGACATCATTACTaaagaattacatttttaaagtgaataaaaaaacaatagaaCCTCTTAAAATGCAGGCGAGGTCGTTGATTTTGGCAGCTGAAGGTGAAATTTGGTTGGACGtttataaattgtaa
- the LOC659131 gene encoding cytochrome P450 6a2 isoform X1 codes for MYSISEKMFSVLVFLIIVVVFLYYKWAFTYWHRRNIPYLEPSFPFGNLPNLFQRKENIGLTVEKFYNEMKRRKWKHGGVYFLVSPVYCVIDLEYVKNIMNRDFEYFTNRSIYYNEKDDPLSAHLFAIGGQKWRNLRTKLTATFTSGKMKAMFQTLLECETNLLKQIEDCNNPINIKEILSCFTTDVIGSVGFGLECKTFEEKNSPFRIYGKKVFKDSVLRSLKRAFLTSNFPELARKLGILAFPSEITDFFLKVVADTVKYREENNRSRNDFLQLLIDLKNSGTLSLEEIAAQCFLFFLAGFETSSTTMTFALYELAQHQDIQDKVREEIDAVLKKYGGKITYEAIHDMKYMNQVIDETLRKYPAASIITRTCVKDYKIPDQDIVIEKGTSVIIPVLGIHHDEKFYPNPEKFDPERFTEENKAARHHYAHLPFGEGPRICIGMRFGLVQSKVGLTSLLKNYIFKVNKKTIEPLKMQARSLILAAEGEIWLDVYKL; via the exons ATGTATTCAATctcagaaaaaatgttttcggtTTTGGTGTTTCTAATTATAGTTGTAGTGTTTCTTTATTACAAATGGGCGTTCACATACTGGCACCGAAGAAACATACCATATTTAGAGCCCAGTTTTCCCTTTGGCAATTTACCCAACCTTTTCCAACGCAAGGAAAATATAGGACTTACGgtagaaaaattctacaaCGAAATGAAAAGGCGCAAGTGGAAACACGGAGGAGTTTACTTTCTTGTAAGTCCAGTCTATTGTGTCATTGATTTGGAATATGTAAAGAACATAATGAATCGAGATTTCGAATATTTTACCAACCGCTCGATTTATTACAACGAGAAAGACGACCCTCTTAGTGCACATTTATTTGCAATCGGTGGCCAAAAATGGCGAAACTTGCGAACTAAATTAACAGCAACTTTCACATCAGGTAAAATGAAAGCAATGTTTCAAACACTGCTAGAATGTGAAAccaatttattgaaacaaatCGAAGACTGTAACAACCCAATTAacattaaagaaattttaagtTGCTTTACTACTGACGTCATCGGTTCGGTCGGTTTTGGTCTCGAATGCAAGACTttcgaagaaaaaaattcaccgTTTCGCATTTATGGCAAAAAAGTCTTCAAGGATTCAGTGTTGAGAAGTTTGAAACGCGCGTTTCTCACATCGAATTTTCCAGAGTTAGCTCGGAAACTCGGAATTTTAGCGTTTCCATCGGAGATAACCGATTTTTTCCTCAAAGTTGTAGCTGATACTGTTAAGTACAGAGAGGAAAACAACCGTAGCAGGAATGATTTCTTGCAACTTTTGATTGATTTGAAGAATAGTGGAACTTTGTCACTTGAAGAAATTGCCGCTCaatgttttcttttctttttggCGGGTTTTGAAACGTCTTCAACCACAATGACTTTTGCTTTGTACGAATTGGCCCAACATCAAGACATTCAAGATAAAGTGAGGGAAGAAATTGATGCAGTTTTGAAGAAATATGGTGGCAAAATCACTTATGAGGCCATTCATGACATGAAATACATGAATCAAGTTATTGATg aaacgTTAAGAAAATACCCAGCAGCTTCAATCATCACCAGGACTTGTGTCAAAGATTACAAAATTCCTGATCAGGATATTGTGATTGAAAAAGGGACTTCGGTCATAATCCCAGTTTTGGGTATCCACCATGATGAGAAATTTTATCCAAATCCTGAAAAATTTGATCCTGAAAGATTTACTGAAGAAAATAAAGCTGCAAGACATCATTATGCGCATCTACCTTTTGGAGAAGGGCCACGAATTTGTATCG GTATGAGGTTTGGTTTAGTACAAAGTAAAGTGGGGTTGACATCATTACTaaagaattacatttttaaagtgaataaaaaaacaatagaaCCTCTTAAAATGCAGGCGAGGTCGTTGATTTTGGCAGCTGAAGGTGAAATTTGGTTGGACGtttataaattgtaa
- the LOC659209 gene encoding farnesol dehydrogenase, with translation MVLSLCRWEGKVAVVTGASSGIGAAIADALVENGLIVAGFARRSELIEARAKNLEGKKGKLHAVKTDMSKEDEIIKAFKWVEDNLGHVHILINNAGVSKESFLANGDAEAWRNTFDVNVIGLCIATREAVKSMTANNINGHIIHINSIAGHKVVNFPGINVYSASKYAVAALAETLRHEFLALGSKIKITSISPGLVISEMTTLSTGYSPERLEMLKSLPILKSEDIADAVCYVLSTPETVQINELTITPVGEKL, from the exons ATGGTTCTTTCACTATGCAGATGGGAGGGCAAAGTGGCTGTAGTGACCGGTGCAAGTTCAGGAATCGGTGCTGCAATTGCTGACGCTTTGGTAGAAAACGGTCTCATC GTTGCTGGATTTGCTCGTCGCTCTGAACTGATCGAAGCGCGGGCCAAAAATCTCGAAGGAAAAAAAGGGAAACTCCACGCTGTTAAAACTGACATGAGCAAAGAAGATGAAATCATCAAAGCTTTCAAATGGGTTGAAGACAACCTCGGACATGTCCACATCTTAATAAACAATGCTGGTGTTTCTAAGGAAAGTTTCTTAGCAAACGGAGATGCTGAGGCTTGGAGGAACACTTTTGATGTTAACGTAATAGGATTATGTATTGCCACAAGAGAAGCTGTGAAATCAATGACAGCAAACAACATAAATGGGCATATTATTCACATTAATAGCATTGCAGGGCATAAAGTTGTGAATTTTCCCGGGATTAATGTCTACTCAGCCAGCAAATATGCAGTCGCAGCTTTAGCTGAGACTTTGAGGCACGAGTTTCTCGCTCTGGGGTCGAAAATCAAAATTACG agcATTAGTCCTGGATTGGTTATAAGTGAAATGACAACTCTTAGTACAGGATACAGTCCCGAACGATTGGAAATGCTGAAAAGTCTACCAATACTAAAGTCTGAAGACATTGCAGATGCAGTATGCTATGTATTGTCCACACCTGAAACTGTCCAG ATAAACGAACTGACAATCACTCCAGTCGGCGAAAAACTTTGa
- the LOC659281 gene encoding cytochrome P450 6a8 isoform X2, with protein sequence MILLVLSVVLLVALRIFFFWRFQYWEKLQIPYLRPYCPFGCLPNPLINKEKGGIILKRLYRNVRDKGWKHAGIFVFVTPVYLPTNLDYIKNILTKDFEHFDDRGLYYNEKDDPLSGHLINLGGPKGVTMRKKLNSLFTPSSLKMMFQTLNTSIEDLLQQIHSRNTIDIHKLFTCFTIHVIASCTLGLECNIFKEEHLLFESYANKFLVWSRGKWCLQLLAAMYIDTARKLKVRTVPKETEDFFVKIVTKNIKYREENDYFRQDMMQFFIEQKNANTMSINEIIAQCFIFFIAAYETSTTTLTFALYELAQNLDIQDRVRREITSVLLKHQKYSYEAIAEMKYLNQIVDETMRKYPPFLYVVRRCTKDYTIPGEDVSTMTRKFIQIRKNLTQIDSVKKTKKCGTLMHTYHSEKVQEYVLENGLL encoded by the exons ATGATTTTGCTAGTTTTGAGTGTGGTTTTACTTGTGGCTTTACGAATTTTCTTTTTCTGGAGGTTCCAGTATTGGGAAAAACTACAAATCCCGTATCTTCGACCCTACTGTCCATTTGGCTGTTTGCCAAACCCCCTCATCAACAAAGAGAAGGgtggaattattttaaaacgactTTACAGAAACGTAAGGGATAAAGGATGGAAACATGCcggtatttttgtttttgttactCCCGTTTATCTTCCCACCAACTTGGACtacatcaaaaatattttgaccaAAGATTTTGAACATTTCGACGATCGTGGATTGTATTACAATGAAAAAGATGACCCGTTAAGTGGCCACTTGATAAATTTAGGTGGTCCTAAGGGTGTGACAATGCGGAAAAAGCTCAACTCTTTGTTCACTCCCAGCAGTTTAAAGATGATGTTCCAAACTCTCAATACATCAATTGAAGATTTGCTTCAACAAATTCACTCTCGTAACACCATCGACATCCACAAACTGTTCACCTGCTTTACCATCCACGTCATTGCTTCATGTACTTTGGGCCTTGAATGCAATATCTTCAAAGAAGAACACCTCTTGTTTGAATCTTACGCTAACAAATTTTTGGTCTGGTCAAGAGGCAAATGGTGTTTGCAGCTTTTGGCAGCTATGTACATCGATACTGcgagaaaattaaaagtgcGAACTGTACCGAAAGAAACTGAAGATTTCTTCGTTAAAATTGTGACCAAGAATATTAAATATCGGGAAGAAAATGACTATTTTAGACAAGATATGATGCAgtttttcattgagcagaagaATGCCAACACTATGAGTATCAACGAAATTATTGCTCAATGCTTCATCTTTTTTATAGCTGCTTATGAAACCTCGACCACTACTCTTACTTTTGCACTGTATGAACTGGCCCAAAATTTAGACATACAAGATCGGGTCAGGAGAGAAATCACTTCAGTTTTGCTAAAGCACCAAAAATACAGTTATGAAGCCATTGCCGAAATGAAATATTTGAACCAGATTGTTGACG AAACTATGAGAAAATATCCACCGTTTTTGTATGTAGTGCGACGATGTACTAAAGACTACACGATACCTGGCGAAGAT GTATCCACCATGACGAGGAAATTTATCCAAATCCGCAAAAATTTGACCCAGATAGATTCagtaaagaaaacaaaaaaatgcggCACCCTTATGCATACTTACCATTCGGAGAAGGTCCAAGAATATGTATTG GAAAACGGTTTGCTTTGA